From Candidatus Zixiibacteriota bacterium, one genomic window encodes:
- a CDS encoding DUF2059 domain-containing protein translates to MKKMLVVSLLFLAICTTCSMAGEASHKKTALELLEITNAEETFDQMLTSMESMMEQQLIATDLTQEAKEASQAMQKEMMDWMSGFFSWEQLREQYADIYVEVFTEGELKELIEFYQSPIGQKFLSKMPDIIQKSMELTQTVALDMWPEFNERLQKRILELDEEQEDD, encoded by the coding sequence TTGAAAAAGATGCTCGTAGTCTCATTACTTTTTCTTGCAATATGTACTACCTGTTCAATGGCAGGTGAGGCAAGCCACAAGAAGACTGCTTTGGAGCTCCTGGAGATCACTAACGCAGAAGAGACGTTTGATCAAATGTTGACATCAATGGAAAGCATGATGGAACAACAGCTGATAGCAACCGATCTGACACAAGAGGCAAAAGAAGCTTCGCAAGCTATGCAGAAGGAGATGATGGATTGGATGTCTGGGTTCTTTAGTTGGGAACAGCTACGAGAACAGTACGCTGATATCTATGTTGAAGTCTTCACTGAAGGTGAATTGAAGGAGCTTATTGAATTCTATCAATCTCCTATTGGACAGAAGTTTCTCAGCAAGATGCCAGACATCATTCAAAAGTCAATGGAATTGACGCAAACTGTGGCTTTGGATATGTGGCCAGAGTTTAATGAACGACTTCAGAAGAGAATCTTGGAACTCGATGAAGAGCAGGAAGACGACTAG
- a CDS encoding dockerin type I repeat-containing protein translates to MKRTFTLLVAMGLLVLLIAPSWADPIEKPQQVKAIALTATPVNITPQLIQPDQGGNRAFCDGEWQGGLAYFVGGWLYGEEYYAAYQDPVETGCLNTYPFEVTAINWAVHVQQALTVEMQPLVFDYGDPDVIGNVICPGPLYTVSFPSPGAYIVSLPFPDPCCVTGPYYAGLWVPTALGFDLLDVVVDDGVIVPPRSNATYNNYNGEWLDLIDDAGFTWNLELWSEGLNSLEGNCGSNGVSLIDPDTMHTYQAYTVPVLTTSIYVGDITDGHTVVDIDPSTVQINGGIAPVATTLLGSHPDFTGGVLEITCPMRDFILGYMTFWDTVSETYTVSGMYYDGSPFLFLGDVTLIGHISGDLNLDGQVNIADLTYMVSYLFLGGPAPNSIESGDLDGDGVVTISDLQLLIARVIFG, encoded by the coding sequence ATGAAGCGAACCTTTACGCTCCTGGTTGCCATGGGACTGCTGGTGCTCCTGATCGCACCATCCTGGGCAGACCCGATTGAAAAACCACAGCAAGTGAAGGCCATTGCGTTAACCGCGACACCTGTAAACATCACGCCCCAATTAATTCAGCCCGACCAGGGTGGCAACCGTGCCTTCTGTGACGGCGAGTGGCAGGGCGGCCTAGCCTACTTCGTCGGTGGGTGGTTATACGGGGAGGAGTACTACGCCGCCTATCAAGATCCGGTCGAGACAGGATGCCTTAATACCTACCCCTTCGAAGTTACGGCCATCAACTGGGCCGTCCACGTGCAACAGGCATTGACCGTTGAAATGCAGCCACTCGTGTTCGATTATGGTGACCCCGACGTCATAGGTAATGTGATATGCCCAGGGCCACTGTACACTGTCAGTTTCCCCAGCCCAGGGGCTTACATCGTGAGTCTGCCTTTTCCCGACCCATGCTGTGTGACAGGACCCTACTATGCAGGACTTTGGGTTCCGACCGCTCTCGGTTTCGACTTACTGGACGTAGTCGTAGATGATGGTGTTATTGTTCCACCGCGAAGTAACGCCACGTACAACAATTACAACGGAGAATGGTTGGATCTTATTGACGATGCTGGCTTTACGTGGAACCTTGAGCTCTGGTCAGAGGGACTTAATTCTCTGGAAGGGAATTGCGGATCGAACGGAGTGTCTCTGATCGATCCGGACACGATGCACACTTACCAGGCTTATACCGTTCCCGTGCTCACGACTAGTATCTATGTCGGGGATATTACCGATGGGCACACGGTCGTTGACATTGATCCCTCAACGGTGCAGATCAATGGTGGCATTGCGCCGGTTGCGACAACGCTCCTCGGTTCGCATCCCGACTTCACCGGCGGTGTGCTGGAAATCACCTGCCCGATGAGAGACTTTATTCTTGGCTACATGACGTTCTGGGACACCGTGTCCGAGACCTACACAGTTTCAGGCATGTACTATGATGGCTCGCCGTTTCTGTTTCTTGGCGATGTCACGCTCATTGGTCACATTTCGGGTGACTTGAATCTCGACGGCCAAGTTAATATTGCCGATTTAACATATATGGTAAGCTATCTCTTCCTGGGTGGTCCGGCGCCCAATTCAATCGAATCGGGTGACCTTGACGGCGATGGCGTGGTGACCATCAGCGACTTGCAACTGCTTATAGCGCGTGTCATCTTCGGATAG
- a CDS encoding TOBE domain-containing protein — MKYGARNCIQGKVMSVKEGDVMSLVKFDITEPCQMASVLTTESAKDLALKVGDEVLLVVKAIHVLPVREG; from the coding sequence ATGAAATACGGCGCTCGCAATTGTATCCAGGGTAAGGTGATGTCGGTGAAGGAAGGTGATGTAATGTCGCTGGTGAAGTTTGATATCACCGAGCCCTGCCAGATGGCCTCGGTTTTGACTACCGAATCGGCCAAAGACCTCGCCCTCAAAGTCGGCGACGAAGTTCTGCTGGTTGTCAAGGCGATTCATGTTCTTCCGGTGCGCGAGGGTTAG
- a CDS encoding NUDIX hydrolase, whose protein sequence is MASPTMAVDIVIVYPDGDVVLIERGVEPFKGTWALPGGGVEIGETVEQAAVREAKEETGLDIRLEYLVGVYSDPGRDPRGHTVSIVYRAIPIGGELYADTDAAKVIKTSDYLNISLAFDHDRIIRDALDEG, encoded by the coding sequence ATGGCCAGCCCAACTATGGCAGTGGATATTGTAATTGTCTATCCTGACGGCGACGTAGTACTCATTGAGCGCGGTGTGGAGCCATTCAAAGGCACTTGGGCGTTGCCCGGTGGAGGGGTTGAGATCGGAGAGACGGTTGAGCAGGCGGCAGTGCGGGAGGCCAAAGAGGAAACCGGTCTGGATATTCGGCTGGAATACCTGGTCGGAGTCTATTCTGATCCCGGGCGCGATCCCCGCGGTCACACCGTCTCGATTGTCTATCGTGCCATACCGATTGGAGGGGAACTATACGCCGATACCGATGCGGCTAAGGTGATCAAAACAAGTGATTATCTTAATATCTCGCTGGCTTTCGATCATGACCGGATTATCCGAGACGCTCTTGACGAGGGGTAG
- a CDS encoding TldD/PmbA family protein, which produces MTRRDFVRVGAQGLALAAIPVVFRVNPAAAFSVPAGGDTRLSTFLDHFSVSETDIRQVMGVALERGGDFCDLFFEHRITNWVGLEDEAVNQAYSTIDLGLGIRVLEGDQSGFSFTEELTLQAMKRAARTASRIAKETANAAPEKLAFAETPDYHVIKQPWEQVGIDQKIPYLQKINSNIHSLDKRIIKSRLWFGDQTSYCMIATSDGLIVCDYRPMTQIAASCTAEQGNQREKNGFSLSGRQDLNFYSQVNIDRIAKEAVGRTVRLFDAVKPEAGEMEVVLAAGNSGILLHEAIGHGMEADFNRKGISIFADKINKKVAEDFVSIVDDGTCEHARGSLNVDDEGNNTEKTFLVENGILKSYLHDNISAKHYGVTPTGNGRRQSFRYPPMPRMRCTYMLPGPHTKDEIIASCKKGIYAESFNNGEVHIGAGDFTFYVNSGNLIENGKLTAPIKDINIIGNGPEVLRNIVMVGDDPRLAEGGGMCGKNGQGVPTSMGLPTAKVSAITVGGVSS; this is translated from the coding sequence ATGACCCGAAGAGATTTTGTCAGAGTAGGAGCACAGGGACTAGCTCTGGCCGCCATTCCTGTGGTCTTTAGAGTAAACCCCGCCGCCGCTTTTTCAGTCCCGGCTGGGGGAGACACGCGCTTGAGTACTTTCCTCGACCATTTTAGCGTAAGTGAAACCGACATTCGCCAGGTAATGGGAGTGGCTCTCGAACGGGGTGGAGATTTCTGTGACCTGTTTTTCGAACATCGCATCACCAACTGGGTCGGACTAGAGGATGAAGCTGTCAACCAAGCTTACAGTACTATTGATCTGGGACTTGGCATTCGTGTTTTGGAGGGCGACCAGTCAGGTTTCTCCTTTACCGAGGAACTCACTCTCCAAGCCATGAAGAGGGCTGCACGGACAGCGTCGAGGATTGCCAAAGAGACCGCCAATGCGGCTCCCGAAAAACTTGCATTCGCAGAGACGCCGGACTATCACGTCATAAAGCAGCCCTGGGAACAAGTAGGTATTGATCAAAAAATACCGTACCTCCAGAAGATCAACAGCAATATTCACAGCCTCGACAAAAGGATAATAAAGTCGCGGCTATGGTTTGGTGATCAGACTTCATATTGCATGATTGCGACCTCCGACGGCCTGATCGTGTGCGACTATCGACCCATGACCCAGATAGCCGCCTCGTGCACAGCCGAACAGGGCAACCAGCGCGAGAAGAACGGGTTCAGCCTTAGCGGTCGCCAGGATCTCAATTTCTACAGTCAGGTCAACATTGATCGTATCGCCAAAGAAGCCGTGGGACGTACGGTGCGTCTGTTCGACGCTGTCAAACCGGAAGCAGGCGAAATGGAAGTTGTTCTCGCGGCCGGCAACTCCGGTATTCTGCTCCACGAAGCGATTGGTCACGGTATGGAGGCTGATTTTAACCGTAAGGGGATTTCGATATTCGCTGACAAGATCAACAAAAAGGTGGCCGAGGACTTTGTTTCGATCGTCGATGACGGCACCTGTGAGCACGCCCGCGGCTCATTGAACGTCGATGATGAAGGCAACAATACCGAGAAGACTTTCCTCGTCGAAAACGGTATTCTCAAGAGCTACCTTCACGATAACATCAGCGCCAAACATTATGGTGTTACTCCTACCGGCAACGGACGCCGGCAATCCTTCCGCTATCCACCCATGCCCCGCATGAGGTGTACTTATATGCTGCCGGGTCCGCATACCAAAGATGAGATTATCGCCAGTTGCAAAAAAGGCATTTACGCTGAGTCATTCAACAATGGTGAAGTCCACATCGGGGCCGGTGATTTCACCTTCTATGTCAATTCCGGTAACCTGATCGAGAACGGCAAACTGACCGCCCCGATCAAGGACATCAACATTATTGGCAATGGTCCGGAGGTTCTCCGCAACATTGTCATGGTGGGTGATGATCCCAGGTTAGCCGAAGGTGGCGGTATGTGTGGTAAGAACGGTCAGGGAGTGCCCACTTCGATGGGACTACCGACGGCCAAAGTTTCGGCCATTACAGTGGGAGGTGTGTCCTCGTGA
- a CDS encoding TldD/PmbA family protein yields MNSKERLALAHWVATEANKNGADEAAVNLSNSRDVSVQFRDRTLEELNESVQNSLSLSIYANHRYSAHTTNDLRKESLERFISEAVAMTKYLSEDEFRTLPDPKHYTGREDIDLQVYDEAYESVTSDERIRIATAIEDAALGHSDRLISCTTGFNDSLYESVKVHSNGFEGVRRGTSFSAGAEATVKGDGDNRPEDWDWRTVRFLKDMPAPEQLGINAVNRALGKLGQKKIESGTYDMIIENRTAGRFIYPLYGPMQASSLQQKNSWLDGKQGERIASDKLTMIDDPFIKSGLGSRLFDGDGIATKQRTIVDKGILKSYYIDWYYGRKMGLEPTVGSSTNLTFGLGNRSLDEMVKGLERGILVTGFIGGNSNSLTGDFSYGIMGKLIENGQVVHPVNEMNISGILVDIWNQLEEMGNDEWVYSSWRRPSMYFKDVQFSGI; encoded by the coding sequence ATGAATAGTAAGGAAAGACTGGCTCTGGCCCACTGGGTAGCCACAGAAGCCAATAAGAACGGTGCCGATGAGGCCGCCGTCAATCTCAGCAACTCTCGAGATGTGAGCGTACAGTTTAGAGATCGTACGCTTGAAGAACTCAACGAATCGGTTCAGAACTCGCTTAGTCTCAGTATCTACGCCAACCATCGCTACTCGGCGCATACGACCAATGATCTCCGCAAGGAATCGTTGGAACGGTTTATTAGTGAAGCGGTGGCGATGACGAAGTATCTCAGCGAAGATGAGTTCCGCACCCTGCCCGACCCTAAACACTATACCGGTAGGGAGGATATCGACCTGCAGGTGTATGACGAAGCGTATGAGTCGGTCACTTCCGATGAAAGGATCAGGATCGCTACCGCGATTGAAGACGCCGCTCTGGGTCACAGCGACCGCCTTATCTCCTGCACCACCGGGTTCAACGATTCGCTTTATGAATCGGTTAAGGTGCACAGTAACGGCTTCGAGGGAGTACGTCGCGGGACCAGTTTTTCGGCCGGGGCCGAGGCAACCGTCAAAGGGGACGGGGACAATCGACCCGAGGATTGGGACTGGAGAACGGTTCGATTCCTGAAGGACATGCCCGCTCCCGAGCAGCTCGGTATCAACGCCGTCAATCGCGCCCTGGGCAAACTCGGCCAGAAGAAGATCGAGTCCGGCACGTATGACATGATTATCGAAAACCGAACTGCAGGACGATTCATCTATCCGCTCTATGGCCCCATGCAGGCGTCGTCTTTGCAGCAAAAAAACTCCTGGCTCGATGGCAAACAGGGCGAGAGAATAGCCTCCGACAAACTCACGATGATTGACGATCCCTTCATCAAGAGCGGCCTCGGTTCGAGGTTATTCGATGGTGATGGCATCGCTACAAAACAGCGTACTATCGTCGATAAAGGCATTCTGAAGTCCTACTATATCGACTGGTATTACGGTCGCAAGATGGGGCTGGAACCAACCGTCGGCTCATCGACCAACCTGACTTTCGGATTGGGTAACCGCTCCCTTGACGAAATGGTGAAAGGCCTCGAGAGGGGCATCCTGGTGACCGGTTTTATCGGCGGCAATTCCAATTCGCTCACCGGTGATTTCTCCTACGGCATCATGGGCAAACTGATCGAAAACGGTCAGGTCGTGCACCCGGTCAACGAGATGAACATCTCCGGAATCCTGGTCGATATCTGGAATCAATTGGAGGAGATGGGCAACGACGAGTGGGTCTACTCTTCGTGGCGTCGCCCATCAATGTACTTCAAGGATGTTCAATTTAGCGGCATCTAA
- a CDS encoding helix-turn-helix domain-containing protein encodes MKTDIMTLEEVARYLKVKPQTIYTWAQEKRIPAAKLGKEWRFKRSLIDEWYLQHIDGKFEAVIQSCQQKQTNDEE; translated from the coding sequence GTGAAGACGGACATCATGACTCTCGAAGAAGTAGCTCGTTACCTGAAAGTCAAGCCGCAGACGATATATACCTGGGCGCAGGAGAAACGGATCCCAGCCGCGAAATTGGGCAAAGAGTGGCGGTTCAAGAGATCGCTCATTGATGAATGGTATCTTCAGCACATAGACGGTAAATTTGAAGCCGTAATCCAGAGCTGCCAGCAGAAGCAGACTAATGATGAGGAATAG
- a CDS encoding class I SAM-dependent methyltransferase, with translation MPDSGHKQNRKLWNEIADVHYYHPGYKVKEFLQGQCPLKSLELSALGDVTGKKLLHLFCHFGKDSLAWSRRGAIVTGVDISDRSIELANLLKNDAHLKAEFVRSDVLELIGKIDDRFDIIIQTYGTHCWISDLDRWAEVVAHYLLKGGTFLIVDIHPMSNVMLEEGLSYFDTEPQRYAGEKDYCDREYTIEEDSVEYPHTLADMINALIRAGLTIEQVEEYNKLCYAREEDWNEKDGYYYPPDGPTPYPLMFLIKAKG, from the coding sequence GTGCCCGACTCCGGCCACAAGCAGAACCGCAAACTCTGGAACGAGATTGCTGATGTTCACTACTATCACCCGGGCTATAAGGTCAAAGAGTTCCTACAGGGTCAATGCCCTCTCAAATCGTTAGAACTATCAGCACTGGGGGATGTGACTGGAAAAAAGCTGCTGCATCTGTTCTGTCATTTTGGAAAGGACAGTCTGGCCTGGTCGCGACGCGGTGCGATTGTCACCGGCGTAGATATCTCTGACCGCTCGATTGAGTTGGCCAACCTACTGAAAAATGACGCCCATCTCAAAGCCGAATTTGTGCGATCTGATGTGCTCGAACTGATCGGGAAAATCGACGACCGTTTCGATATTATCATTCAAACCTACGGGACACACTGCTGGATTTCCGATCTGGATCGTTGGGCTGAAGTTGTGGCGCACTACCTTCTGAAGGGCGGGACGTTTCTCATTGTCGATATCCACCCGATGAGTAATGTTATGCTTGAAGAAGGGTTGTCGTATTTTGATACCGAGCCGCAACGGTATGCCGGTGAGAAGGATTATTGTGATCGCGAATATACCATAGAAGAAGATTCCGTCGAATATCCGCATACATTAGCTGACATGATCAATGCGTTGATTAGAGCTGGCCTGACGATAGAGCAAGTCGAGGAATACAACAAGTTGTGCTACGCCCGCGAGGAAGACTGGAACGAGAAAGACGGTTACTACTATCCACCCGACGGCCCGACGCCGTATCCTCTGATGTTTCTGATCAAGGCGAAGGGGTAG
- a CDS encoding LptF/LptG family permease, with product MKKIDLYLLKSFFASLLVVTIVFGLTIIIINIIEELRDFVDHDVPLLTIVEYYSYWGGWVLKSFLPMFILIATLFSVSIIARRNEMLAMKSSGLSLYRIAAPYAVAALLLSGAHFYYNEYIYPPANMRRLEIKEYVIEKRSRASDAQVSNVYRQVRPGYFYTMSRFNADRREGRDLSVYITENNRLARIITAPTVMYRENRWIARNGTERIFSETIGETYQEFDILYLQDIQDKPKDLAKRIGKPEDMGIEELKQYIDLMKRVGGPYAREAVDLGIKYSYPLSSFIVVLMCIPFASNPRRGGIAVSVSVGALISLAYFIMFRILQSVGYNEKIPRELAIWGVNGFFLLIGIFSMLKARK from the coding sequence ATGAAAAAGATTGACCTGTACCTGTTGAAATCTTTTTTCGCTTCCCTTCTGGTGGTGACGATTGTGTTCGGACTGACAATCATCATTATCAATATCATTGAAGAGTTACGTGATTTCGTAGACCACGATGTGCCGTTGCTCACGATTGTGGAATACTATTCCTACTGGGGCGGGTGGGTACTCAAATCATTTCTACCCATGTTCATTCTTATCGCTACCCTTTTCTCGGTGTCAATCATTGCTCGACGTAACGAAATGCTGGCAATGAAGTCCTCCGGGCTATCGCTCTATAGAATCGCGGCGCCTTATGCGGTGGCCGCGCTGTTGTTGTCGGGGGCGCATTTCTACTACAATGAGTACATCTATCCTCCGGCCAATATGCGACGACTGGAGATCAAGGAGTATGTCATTGAGAAACGTTCCCGAGCGTCGGATGCCCAGGTCTCAAATGTTTATCGCCAGGTTCGTCCGGGGTATTTCTATACTATGAGTCGGTTCAATGCTGATCGTCGGGAAGGGCGCGACCTAAGTGTGTACATCACCGAAAACAACCGCCTCGCCAGAATCATCACAGCCCCCACCGTTATGTATCGCGAAAACCGATGGATTGCTCGTAATGGCACAGAGCGGATTTTCTCCGAAACCATCGGGGAAACATACCAGGAGTTTGACATCTTATATCTCCAAGATATTCAGGATAAACCGAAAGACCTCGCCAAACGGATCGGCAAACCTGAAGACATGGGTATCGAAGAACTCAAGCAGTACATTGACTTGATGAAAAGGGTCGGTGGGCCATATGCGCGGGAGGCGGTTGATCTGGGTATCAAGTATTCATACCCGCTGTCATCGTTTATCGTTGTACTTATGTGCATTCCGTTTGCTTCCAATCCTCGACGCGGGGGGATTGCGGTTTCGGTGTCGGTCGGGGCGCTGATATCGCTGGCGTATTTCATAATGTTTCGCATTCTCCAGTCGGTTGGTTACAACGAAAAAATACCCCGCGAGTTGGCAATCTGGGGGGTGAATGGTTTTTTCCTGTTGATTGGAATATTCTCTATGCTCAAGGCCAGAAAATAG
- a CDS encoding LptF/LptG family permease, whose amino-acid sequence MKKLTRYILREHIAPFLFAFMAITFLLVIDYVPKIIDHVIDKDLSIWVALELVFFNLAWMLALSVPMSVLVAVLIAFGRLTSDFEITAIKSSGIHLMRVIAPLMVVGCVLMVGMIEFNDRILPDLNKRARLLWGDIAAMRPTLVFRSGVFISDIPGYLVLIDKVNHTTSRVEGVRITDTRNATKPQIVVAEYGFLESTDNGMNMQFTLHNGEIHKLDTEEPANYRRMAFDKHVLNVAGPGTELKRTAQDYRTDREMPIDQMQATVDRALATIGPFEEKITNQLGRRFDFLFSDSLAPPVDTTIDDIAAFERIQRQAANQYKVVQRSRQQIAAQTKLVNKFTIEIYKKYSIPAASLAFILIGAPLAVISRRGGMGVAIAISIGLFVLYWAFLIGGEDLADRGLVPPFWAMWSANFLLGGIGLFLIYKVVTEKPIFSYFHRADTGSDNEKD is encoded by the coding sequence ATGAAGAAACTGACTCGCTACATATTGAGGGAGCACATTGCTCCGTTCCTTTTTGCCTTTATGGCAATCACGTTTCTATTGGTGATCGACTATGTGCCGAAGATCATTGATCATGTCATTGACAAGGATCTGTCGATCTGGGTCGCATTGGAGCTGGTCTTTTTCAACCTGGCCTGGATGCTTGCCCTCTCGGTACCGATGTCGGTTCTGGTGGCGGTTCTTATTGCTTTTGGCCGCCTCACATCGGACTTCGAAATAACGGCTATCAAATCTTCCGGTATTCACCTGATGCGGGTCATAGCCCCTTTGATGGTTGTGGGGTGTGTTTTGATGGTGGGTATGATTGAGTTTAATGATCGCATTCTTCCTGACCTTAACAAACGTGCCCGGTTGCTGTGGGGGGACATTGCTGCCATGCGGCCTACTCTGGTATTCCGGTCCGGTGTGTTTATCTCCGACATTCCCGGCTATCTGGTGCTGATTGATAAGGTTAATCATACGACTTCCCGCGTTGAGGGTGTACGCATCACTGACACCAGGAACGCTACCAAACCCCAGATAGTGGTCGCGGAGTATGGGTTTCTCGAAAGCACTGACAACGGCATGAATATGCAGTTCACCCTTCACAATGGAGAGATCCACAAGCTCGATACCGAGGAGCCGGCCAACTATCGACGGATGGCATTCGACAAGCATGTTCTAAACGTCGCTGGACCTGGAACCGAGTTGAAGCGGACCGCTCAGGATTACCGCACCGACCGGGAAATGCCCATTGATCAAATGCAGGCGACTGTGGATCGGGCGCTGGCGACAATTGGACCTTTCGAGGAAAAGATTACCAATCAGCTTGGGCGACGGTTCGATTTTCTTTTCTCAGACAGTTTGGCTCCCCCCGTTGATACAACTATCGATGATATTGCTGCATTTGAACGAATACAAAGGCAGGCAGCTAACCAGTACAAGGTGGTCCAGCGCAGTCGGCAGCAGATCGCAGCCCAAACCAAGCTGGTGAACAAGTTTACAATTGAAATTTACAAGAAATACTCAATCCCGGCAGCATCGCTGGCCTTTATCCTTATCGGTGCGCCGTTGGCAGTTATCTCCCGCAGAGGTGGGATGGGGGTGGCTATCGCTATTTCCATCGGCCTCTTTGTTCTCTACTGGGCTTTTTTGATTGGCGGTGAGGACCTGGCTGACCGTGGGTTGGTACCGCCATTCTGGGCGATGTGGAGCGCTAATTTCCTTCTTGGTGGGATTGGCCTATTCCTCATCTACAAGGTTGTTACCGAAAAACCGATTTTCTCGTATTTCCACCGGGCTGATACCGGGAGCGATAATGAAAAAGATTGA
- the fumC gene encoding class II fumarate hydratase: MDYRIETDTMGEMKVPADKYYGCQTARSIQNFRIGGERMPRELIRALGILKKAAAQVNTELGTLPKEKCDLIVKAADEVINGKLDEHFPLVVWQTGSGTQTNMNSNEVIANRAIELAGGEMGSKKPVHPNDDVNKAQSSNDTFPTAMHIAAVEEIHRRLIPMVTKLRDTLEKKSSDFDNIIKIGRTHLMDATPLTLGQEFSGYAAALTLGLDRINDCLKRLYPLALGGTAVGTGLNTHPDFAVKSAAAIAKISGQPFVTAPNKFEALATHDAIVEASGVMKTLACSLMKIANDIRFLASGPRCGIGELVLPANEPGSSIMPGKVNPTQCEAMTMVCAQVMGNDVAVNIGGATGHFELNVFKPVMIFNLLQSIRLLADACDMFDLNCAVGIEPNEVNIKKNLTNSLMLVTALNPHVGYDNAAKIAKTAHADGSTLKEAAMKLKLLTAEEFDEKVRPEKMIGPKK; encoded by the coding sequence ATGGACTACCGCATTGAAACAGATACAATGGGCGAGATGAAAGTGCCGGCCGACAAATACTATGGCTGTCAAACCGCACGCTCAATACAGAATTTCCGCATCGGCGGCGAAAGAATGCCGCGTGAACTCATTCGCGCTCTGGGTATTCTCAAGAAAGCCGCCGCACAGGTCAACACGGAATTGGGAACTCTGCCCAAAGAGAAATGTGATCTTATCGTGAAGGCCGCCGACGAAGTCATCAACGGCAAGTTGGATGAACATTTCCCGCTGGTCGTCTGGCAAACCGGTTCGGGTACTCAGACCAATATGAACTCCAACGAAGTGATAGCAAACCGCGCTATCGAATTAGCCGGCGGCGAAATGGGTTCAAAAAAGCCGGTCCACCCCAACGACGATGTCAACAAAGCTCAATCGTCCAACGATACTTTTCCAACCGCGATGCACATCGCCGCTGTCGAGGAAATCCACCGGCGACTGATCCCGATGGTTACTAAGTTACGTGACACGCTGGAAAAAAAATCCAGCGACTTCGATAACATCATCAAGATTGGTCGTACACATCTGATGGACGCCACACCGCTAACACTGGGGCAGGAGTTCTCCGGCTATGCGGCGGCACTTACGCTTGGTCTGGACCGGATCAATGACTGTCTCAAGCGTCTCTACCCGTTGGCTCTTGGCGGAACGGCTGTCGGCACCGGTCTCAATACGCATCCTGATTTTGCTGTGAAGTCGGCGGCGGCGATAGCCAAAATAAGCGGCCAGCCGTTTGTCACCGCGCCCAATAAGTTTGAAGCGCTGGCGACGCATGATGCTATCGTCGAGGCCTCGGGCGTTATGAAAACTCTTGCCTGTTCCTTGATGAAGATCGCCAACGATATTCGTTTTCTCGCTTCCGGTCCACGTTGCGGTATCGGTGAACTGGTCCTGCCAGCCAACGAACCGGGGTCTTCGATCATGCCGGGTAAGGTCAACCCGACCCAGTGTGAGGCTATGACAATGGTCTGCGCACAGGTTATGGGCAACGACGTGGCCGTAAATATCGGCGGCGCGACGGGTCATTTCGAGCTTAATGTATTCAAGCCGGTGATGATCTTCAACCTGCTTCAGTCGATTCGGCTGCTGGCCGACGCCTGTGATATGTTTGACCTGAACTGCGCGGTTGGGATTGAGCCCAACGAAGTGAACATCAAGAAGAACCTGACCAACTCTCTCATGCTGGTCACCGCCCTTAATCCACATGTGGGTTATGACAATGCGGCCAAGATCGCCAAGACAGCTCATGCTGACGGCAGTACGCTCAAGGAAGCGGCCATGAAACTGAAGCTGTTGACGGCGGAAGAGTTTGATGAGAAGGTTCGTCCAGAGAAGATGATCGGGCCGAAGAAGTAG
- a CDS encoding DUF4410 domain-containing protein has protein sequence MITFHRMSLLVLLGLLLVFMGCTKPYKITHDLEAPIRPPSACTIGEITDGLPFDTKDEDKPTIEHIDMFRGYLEEELSKKEIFGTVGDLSADAQYRVEGTILEFKKGSGFVRFMIGFGLGSAILTVELRLIETESGITLFAGNFKRKISDWGESGDKTFENVAKDFAKELKKQLKKLNKG, from the coding sequence ATGATAACATTTCATCGTATGTCGCTATTGGTTCTACTGGGGCTCCTGCTAGTATTCATGGGTTGCACCAAACCATACAAAATAACGCACGACCTGGAGGCTCCAATCCGGCCGCCATCCGCCTGCACAATCGGTGAAATCACCGATGGCCTTCCATTCGATACCAAGGATGAAGATAAACCAACCATCGAACACATCGACATGTTCCGAGGTTACCTTGAAGAAGAACTGTCGAAGAAGGAGATTTTTGGAACGGTTGGAGATCTCAGCGCCGATGCCCAATACCGGGTTGAAGGAACAATACTTGAGTTCAAAAAAGGTAGCGGATTTGTGCGCTTCATGATTGGCTTTGGATTGGGTAGTGCCATACTAACCGTGGAACTCCGTCTTATTGAGACCGAGAGCGGGATCACTCTGTTTGCCGGTAATTTCAAGCGGAAAATTTCAGATTGGGGGGAGTCAGGCGACAAGACCTTTGAGAACGTGGCCAAGGACTTTGCCAAAGAACTTAAGAAGCAGTTGAAGAAACTTAACAAAGGTTAA